The genomic interval CGAATGGTCATGCGGGCTGCGTGCTGTGAAAGTAATCTTGTCCGAGCGATACGCCGATTTCATTGAGTTGAATCTGCAAACGATCGATGAACTGGTGCATTCCGCCGGCGATCACTTCTTCGACACTGGTGTTCGACAAACGATGCAATAGAGATTGGATTTGCTTTTGAACTTCGGTGGTACGATCACCACCACAATCGGAATCGATCTGAGCCAGCGACCCGTCTGCGCCACGGATACAAGACAGAATCGACCTCGGAAAGGACTTATGAAAGAGAAAGAATTCAACGATCTTTTTCACGTCCGCCAAATGGTGCTCGCGTCGGTACGCTTCAAATCCACTGACTGCCAGCAGCAACGTAGACCATTGCAAATCGTCGACGGCAGTACCGACATCCTCCAGGCTGGGCAAGAGGCTGAAATACTTGACATCCAAAATCCGAGACGTTTTGTCCGCACGTTCCAGCAGTCGCCCTAAATTGATGAAGTGCCACGCAGCGTCGTGCGCCATGGTGCTATCCAGCACTCCTGTCCATGTCAATGCATGGAGCCTCACCTGTTCAAAAAATTCCGCGGTGGGATCTTTGATCTGAGCCTCCGCGTTGTCTTGGACGAAATGATAAAACTCGTTGAGTTCCTCGAACGATTCCGTTGAAATGGTCTCACGAACACCGCGAGCGTTTTCTCGGGCTGCGATCAAACACGTCAGCATCGAACTGTGGTACTCGGTGTCAAACGCCAAGAACTTGACGACGTTGTCGCGGTCGGCGACACCATATTTCTCGGTGAACCATTCGTTGTCTCCGGTCACCTTGACCAGCGGCTCCCAAGGATCAACGACGAACTCTGGTTGATCCAGGATCATGTACAAAGTGACTTCGATGAATCGCGCCAGGTTCTCGGCCCGCTCTGCTTGGCGGCTCATCCAATAGATTGATTCAGCTACACGTGACAACATACGAATCAGTGGGTTGAAGGGGAGTCGATCGAGGCGATGGGCTGACCGGCTTCGGCGATCACCCAAGTATCCTTGCTGCCGCCACCCTGGGATGAGTTGACGACCAGCGAACCTTTCTTGAGCGCGACCCGCGTCAATCCGCCTGGCAAGACCCAGACGTCATCGGGTCGACTGCACAAAATGTAGGGACGCAAATCGACATGGCGCCCCTCCAAATGGTCTCCGACGACGGTAGGCATTCGTGACAGTTGCAACGTCGGTTGGGCGATGTAATTACGTGGATTGGACCGAATGGCTTTGGCAAATTCCTGTCGCTGCTCATCGGTCGCGTGTGGACCGATCAAGATCCCATAGCCTCCCGATTCGCCGGCGGCTTTGACCACCAACTCGTCGAGGTGACTGAGCACGTATTCTCGATCCTCTTCGTCGTGACAGACGTAGGTCTTGACGCTCGCCAGGATCGGTTCTTCGTCGAGGTAATAG from Stieleria varia carries:
- a CDS encoding alpha-E domain-containing protein; translated protein: MLSRVAESIYWMSRQAERAENLARFIEVTLYMILDQPEFVVDPWEPLVKVTGDNEWFTEKYGVADRDNVVKFLAFDTEYHSSMLTCLIAARENARGVRETISTESFEELNEFYHFVQDNAEAQIKDPTAEFFEQVRLHALTWTGVLDSTMAHDAAWHFINLGRLLERADKTSRILDVKYFSLLPSLEDVGTAVDDLQWSTLLLAVSGFEAYRREHHLADVKKIVEFFLFHKSFPRSILSCIRGADGSLAQIDSDCGGDRTTEVQKQIQSLLHRLSNTSVEEVIAGGMHQFIDRLQIQLNEIGVSLGQDYFHSTQPA